The following coding sequences lie in one Bacillota bacterium genomic window:
- the trpA gene encoding tryptophan synthase subunit alpha, which yields MSRIKSAFEKLQARREKGLITYLTGGDPSLEKTFELILVMARAGADIIEIGIPFSDPMADGPVIQAASNRALAGGTTVSGVLRMTREVRRETEIPLVLMTYYNPVYQYGLEVFCRHAVDAGVDGLIIPDLPYEESRPLQEYADRCGLDLIPLVAPTSTPERVAAICSRARGFIYCVAVTGVTGMRREIETDLEGLSSMVRTYANLPVTIGFGVSGPESALKIASFCDAVVVGSAIVNIIGQGAFGEVEKLTSELKSALVKA from the coding sequence GTGAGCCGGATTAAAAGCGCATTCGAAAAACTACAGGCCCGGCGGGAAAAGGGCCTTATAACCTATCTTACGGGTGGAGATCCCAGCCTCGAAAAGACGTTTGAGTTGATCCTGGTTATGGCCCGGGCCGGCGCCGACATCATCGAGATCGGCATCCCCTTCTCCGACCCCATGGCCGACGGCCCGGTCATACAGGCTGCTTCGAACAGGGCTCTTGCCGGCGGGACCACCGTAAGCGGCGTTCTCAGAATGACGAGGGAGGTCCGCCGGGAAACGGAAATTCCCCTCGTGCTGATGACCTATTACAATCCGGTGTACCAGTATGGGCTTGAAGTTTTCTGCCGGCACGCGGTCGATGCCGGGGTTGACGGTTTGATCATCCCGGACCTTCCTTATGAGGAGAGCCGACCGCTGCAAGAATATGCCGACCGCTGCGGGCTCGATTTAATACCGCTGGTTGCGCCCACCAGCACGCCGGAAAGGGTAGCCGCCATCTGCTCGCGCGCGCGGGGTTTTATATACTGCGTCGCGGTTACGGGTGTTACCGGAATGCGCCGGGAAATCGAGACCGACCTTGAGGGGTTAAGCAGCATGGTCCGCACCTATGCAAACCTTCCGGTGACGATCGGTTTCGGCGTTTCGGGCCCGGAATCAGCGTTAAAGATAGCTTCCTTCTGTGACGCGGTCGTAGTGGGCAGCGCAATCGTTAAC